Proteins encoded together in one Benincasa hispida cultivar B227 chromosome 1, ASM972705v1, whole genome shotgun sequence window:
- the LOC120070192 gene encoding 50S ribosomal protein L1 — translation MAVFKLILTQSRRHRLAKPPSLSTPQFLQFRRPLSSSQSESNPDPDSPHNQSSPRTPRSVPIQPVSYAVKPKPQSDENQDSPESLQSPPATPRPPPSPAGRRTWTREDIRYMKDNPSIASVSYPLRVAPLPEDRVSASGGGEEGVESGQMEEERKRIEAENQWRRSFRVLEEEKVTAPFPMLIKVEKKEQKVVLELMDAIRQVKANAKGNFDETVEAHARLGVDARKMQVLGNMTLPHSIGKTVRVAFFAEGADAEEARAAGADIVGGVELIEEIATSRKFNVDKCFSTPEMMRRIGKISKILRQRGLLPDPKLGTVTGDIKGALKKAREGHMHFKMDSTSIVHVGLGKVSHSEESLRENIGAFVNALLLAKPAGLKKASKYAGYVNSFHICSTMGPGFPITIQSLSKVADQYNRKYLSGVIR, via the exons ATGGCAGTTTTCAAGCTCATCCTCACTCAATCTCGCCGCCACCGCCTCGCCAAACCTCCTTCTCTTTCAACTCCCCAGTTCCTTCAATTTCGCAGACCACTCTCCTCCTCCCAATCCGAATCCAACCCAGATCCCGATTCTCCCCACAATCAATCCTCTCCAAGAACCCCTCGTTCCGTTCCCATTCAGCCCGTCTCCTACGCCGTCAAGCCCAAGCCACAATCCGATGAGAACCAAGATTCCCCGGAATCGCTTCAATCTCCGCCTGCTACACCGCGGCCGCCGCCAAGTCCCGCAGGTAGGAGGACTTGGACTCGCGAGGATATTCGTTATATGAAGGATAATCCATCTATAGCTTCGGTATCTTATCCGTTGCGTGTTGCTCCGCTTCCGGAAGATAGGGTTTCGGCTTCTGGCGGAGGAGAAGAGGGTGTGGAGAGTGGGCAAATGGAGGAGGAGAGGAAGAGGATTGAGGCGGAGAACCAATGGAGGAGGAGTTTTAGGGTTCTGGAGGAGGAGAAAGTTACTGCTCCATTTCCAATGCTGATCAAGGTCGAGAAGAAGGAACAGAAGGTAGTTCTTGAATTGATGGACGCTATCCGGCAAGTGAAG GCTAATGCCAAGGGGAATTTTGATGAGACTGTTGAAGCACATGCAAGATTGGGGGTTGATGCCAGGAAAATG CAAGTTTTGGGTAACATGACTCTGCCCCATTCAATTGGGAAG ACTGTCAGAGTGGCTTTCTTTGCTGAAGGGGCTGATGCTGAGGAAGCAAGGGCTGCTGGAGCTGATATTGTTGGTGGCGTTGAACTTATAGAGGAAATTGCCA CCAGTCGGAAATTCAATGTTGATAAGTGTTTCTCAACCCCTGAAATGATGAGGCGCATTGGCAAG ATTTCCAAGATTTTGAGACAGCGAGGATTGCTACCAGATCCTAAA CTAGGTACTGTGACCGGTGATATCAAAGGGGCCTTGAAGAAAGCAAGAGAAGGACACATGCACTTTAAAATGGATTCCACATCTATTGTGCATGTGGGGCTTGGGAAG GTGAGTCATTCGGAAGAGTCCTTGCGAGAAAATATTGGTGCATTTGTGAATGCTCTTTTGCTTGCAAAGCCTGCTGGCTTGAAAAAAG CCTCAAAATATGCTGGATATGTAAATTCCTTCCACATATGTAGCACG ATGGGTCCCGGATTCCCAATTACGATACAATCGTTGTCCAAAGTTGCAGATCAATACAACAGAAAGTACTTAAGTGGCGTGATCCGATGA